The window CGACGCCGCGCTCGCGCGCGAACTGGCTGCGCTCGCGGGGGGCGGCGCGGACCTCGCGCGCCGCGCGCAGCAGCTCGCGGACGCGGGCGACCACCGCCTCGCGTGTCATCTGATCGAGCTCGCGACGACCGCTGAGCCCGAGAGCGCGGCGCTCCACGCCACGCGCGCAGCGATCTATCAGGCGCGCCGCGAGCGCGAGACCTCGCTGATGGCGAAGGGCATCTACGGCGCCGCGGCGAGCGAGTCGCTCGCGAAGGCGGGCATCGAGGATCCGCATGGCAGTCGCTGAGCGCGCGTGCGTGTTTGGGCTGGTGGCTGTTCTTGCGCTGATGGCGTGTCGCTCGCGAGTTCCCTCGGACGCGGAAGTTGAAGCGTTGGGTGCGGCGATCAGCGAGGCGATCTCGAACGGGAACTACGCGCGTGCGCTCGATCTGCAGAAAAGCGCACGGATTCCTCACGACGATGAGTGGCGGTGGGCGATTGCGATCACTCAACTCGAGTGGATCGGCGATGACCGGGCGGTCGCGCGCGCGCCGTTTCAACTCCCCGAGGTCATGGCGGAGATCCGTTCGCTCGCCGGCCGCGGGATGCCGCAGGCAGCCTCGGTTCTGCGTGAGGGTTACCAGTGGGGACGCTTCGGGTTGCCGCAGTCTCCCGCGCTGGAGCACTGCTGGAGCAGAGTCGAGAGCGCAGAAGCTCAACCACCGCAGTGCGAGCAATTGGAGCGCGACACGATTGGTGCTTCCATGCGCCCATCAACCGAGGAGTCTC is drawn from Deltaproteobacteria bacterium and contains these coding sequences:
- a CDS encoding MBL fold metallo-hydrolase gives rise to the protein DAALARELAALAGGGADLARRAQQLADAGDHRLACHLIELATTAEPESAALHATRAAIYQARRERETSLMAKGIYGAAASESLAKAGIEDPHGSR